A portion of the Paenibacillus hamazuiensis genome contains these proteins:
- a CDS encoding 1,4-dihydroxy-6-naphthoate synthase: MKIAFSPCPNDTFVFHAWVHGLIPAAPKLDVTYADIDITNHLAASGTGLDVMKISYAALPWVLKEYALLPCGGALGRGCGPLLLTKEAGADPAALSGKRVAVPSERSTAYLLFRLWAAQHVPGGVGEIVVMPFHEIMPAVRDGRLDAGLVIHEARFTYTAYGLSQLVDLGSWWETDTGLPIPLGAIIARRSLDLKAIEAWTRASVEYAWAHPEASRSYVLSHAQEMAPEVAEAHINLYVNEFTADLGESGYGAIAALLGRAMREGLVPEFDLAALR; the protein is encoded by the coding sequence ATGAAAATCGCTTTTTCACCTTGTCCCAACGATACGTTCGTGTTTCACGCCTGGGTGCACGGGCTCATCCCCGCCGCGCCGAAGCTGGATGTGACTTACGCGGATATCGATATTACCAATCATTTGGCTGCTAGCGGAACCGGCTTGGACGTGATGAAAATTTCGTATGCGGCGCTGCCTTGGGTGCTGAAGGAATACGCGCTGCTGCCGTGCGGCGGGGCGCTTGGCAGAGGCTGCGGGCCGCTGCTGCTGACGAAAGAAGCCGGGGCGGACCCGGCGGCGCTGTCGGGCAAACGGGTGGCGGTGCCGAGCGAGAGATCCACCGCGTATCTTCTGTTCCGGCTGTGGGCGGCGCAGCATGTGCCCGGCGGCGTAGGCGAAATCGTCGTCATGCCGTTTCACGAGATCATGCCGGCGGTGCGCGACGGCCGGTTGGACGCCGGCCTTGTCATTCACGAGGCGCGCTTCACGTATACGGCATACGGCTTAAGCCAGCTCGTCGATCTCGGCAGCTGGTGGGAGACGGATACCGGACTGCCGATTCCGCTCGGGGCGATCATCGCCCGCCGTTCGCTCGACCTTAAGGCGATCGAGGCCTGGACGCGCGCCTCGGTCGAATACGCGTGGGCGCATCCGGAGGCATCCCGCTCCTACGTGCTCAGCCACGCCCAGGAGATGGCGCCGGAAGTGGCCGAAGCGCACATCAATTTGTACGTGAACGAGTTTACGGCCGATCTTGGAGAGAGCGGCTACGGAGCGATTGCCGCGCTGCTCGGCCGCGCGATG